In the Pristiophorus japonicus isolate sPriJap1 chromosome 5, sPriJap1.hap1, whole genome shotgun sequence genome, one interval contains:
- the kiaa1143 gene encoding uncharacterized protein KIAA1143 homolog — protein sequence MSKKNNISYVKPAEPAFIRRFKEDVGYKAGPTVDSKRQQLAPVDSDSGQSDTEDEMPQVVVLRQGDLTAEEAAKIKHIAESSKKSEEPEPEDGKIVFRKPAKRSSDDTFVGLTATSSKKKKEEQNERTECKSSENKPKQVKNSSLLSFGDEEDDD from the exons ATGAGCAAAAAGAACAACATCTCGTACGTCAAGCCGGCCGAGCCCGCCTTCATCCGGAGGTTTAAGGAGGATGTCGGCTACAAGGCGGGGCCTACGGTGGACAGCAAG AGGCAGCAGCTGGCCCCGGTTGACAGCGATAGCGGACAGAGTGATACCGAAGATGAGATGCCACAGGTAGTCGTTCTCCGTCAGGGGGACTTGACAGCCGAAGAAGCTGCAAAAATCAAACACATCGCAGAAAGCTCCAAGAAAT CTGAGGAGCCGGAGCCTGAGGATGGGAAGATTGTGTTTCGGAAACCAGCAAAGCGTTCCTCGGACGACACGTTTGTGGGTCTGACTGCCACTTCCAGCAAAAAGAAGAAAGAAGAGCAAAATGAGCGGACAGAATGCAAAAGTTCAGAGAACAAACCGAAGCAAGTAAAAAACAGCAGCTTGCTGTCGTTTGGGGATGAGGAAGATGATGATTAG